TCGGCCGATGACACTCCACTCGATAACAGGGTAGCGAAGCTGCATCTCTTGTATATCACGTTCCAGATCCCCCGGTCCGTATTCGCCGGTTAATCGTATCATGCGCCTATGCGTGGTACCCGGCAGAACGATCGTTTTTCCCTGTGGCAGATGATGAGCTGATAATCCGGGATTCAGTTCTTCCAAGGCTTCCTTCCGAAACCGGAACGTACTGGCAATACTATCAAAGGTATCATGTTCCTGAATGACATACCTTCGGCGCAACGATGCAGGAAGATAGAGCATTTGCCCCTGCTGGAGATACGGCTGCTGCGCCGCCCATGGATTCGCCGTAATCAGCTGTTCATACGCCAGACTATATCTGGCAGCCACGCGTCTTAGCGTGTCGCCTTTCTGTACGACATATTGCTGCATAATGGATTCCTTTCCGCGGCAAAGCCGCTTCAATTAGCGTCCATTCCATGTATATGAGCAGCCGGTTGTCCAACATGTATGATGCAAAAGATCAAAAAAGGCTCCGATATCCCTATCCTTTTGGAAACTTAGCACTGGAAATAATGAAGGCAGAACAAGGTGTTATCCCTTGTCCTGCCTGCGCTTGCTTGCTCTTATTCATTCCAGATAAGCTCTAAGGTATGAACGTGAATTATAGCTTCGTAATTTGCCAGACAACAGGTGTCCGCTTGATATGCTCTCCGAGCCATTCGGTCGCAATGCTCTGAAAAATGACCGGATCTCCTGTACAGAAAAATTGATGCACCGGGCTCTCCATGCTGCTCGCGAGCTGGCCCTTATCGTACAGAATCGTGCTAACCTCGCGAGCCGTTTCATCGGCGGAGCTGATCAGTTTCACGGACGGTCCCATAACTGTCTGGATCGTATTCATCAGGAACGGATAGTGAGTACAGCCCAGGATCAGGCAATCAATGGAGGTATCCTTGATGCCTCTCAAGGATTCTTGCACCACCTGCAAGGCATCCTTGGATCGGAACAATCCGTGTTCGACGAGCGGTACCAGTTCGGGACAGGCTTGACTTTGCACCTCGACGTAAGGCGAGAGCTGTTTCAGAGCCGCTGTATATGCTCCGCTGCCAATGGTTCCGACAGTACCGATGACGCCGACGTTACCGGTCTTCGTTGCGCTTATGGCGGCACGCGCCCCTGGGTGAATGACACCGATGACCGGTACAGGCACTTTGGACGAAATATAATCAAGCGCCGCCGCCGTAGCCGTATTACAGGCGATCACAATCATTTTAGGATCATACTGAATTAAATAATCTACAATTTGCTCCGTAAATAAACGGACTTCTTCCGGCGTACGGGGTCCGTAGGGTGCGCGGGCTGTATCTCCGAAGTAAATAATTTTCTCTCTCGGGAGCTGTCTCATCACTTCTTTAGCGACAGTCAGCCCGCCGACACCCGAGTCTAGTATTGCGATTGCTTGCTGCACGAACCCACCGCTTCCTTCTTGTCAAATTCATGGTTTACAGTGATACCATATGTCATTTCGGATCGAAATGTACCTTAAATCTTACCCCAATTCCCCCCTATCTTCAACAAGGGTGCCGCTCCCAAAAGACTGTTGGTTAATTGTTCAAGTAATTGTAGGACTCTTGCGCCGGTCGCTGACCGTAGGTAGTTTATACTATAATAAGCGCGCGTATAGTAAAGGAGAATTCTACGTGAATGACAACATACATCATACCGACCTTATGGAAGCTGCGAAGCCGTTTATCGAGCTTTGTTATGCTGAATTAAACCGCACCCCGGAAGAAGCCGAGGACCGGCTCATGAACATCCGCTCACAGATCGAGCTGACAGGTACATATGAGCATACGCTTGAGGAACTGACGCATGGAGCCAAAATGGCTTGGCGAAACAGCAACCG
Above is a window of Paenibacillus sp. FSL K6-1330 DNA encoding:
- the racE gene encoding glutamate racemase, which gives rise to MQQAIAILDSGVGGLTVAKEVMRQLPREKIIYFGDTARAPYGPRTPEEVRLFTEQIVDYLIQYDPKMIVIACNTATAAALDYISSKVPVPVIGVIHPGARAAISATKTGNVGVIGTVGTIGSGAYTAALKQLSPYVEVQSQACPELVPLVEHGLFRSKDALQVVQESLRGIKDTSIDCLILGCTHYPFLMNTIQTVMGPSVKLISSADETAREVSTILYDKGQLASSMESPVHQFFCTGDPVIFQSIATEWLGEHIKRTPVVWQITKL